One region of Turicibacter bilis genomic DNA includes:
- a CDS encoding IS701 family transposase: MFMDSIISDSNSIFKFLKQLDLDLFLSKPQFNHLNQFLNVMIQENYQGKISAVKHCHRTTFGRFLNDSPWDDGAISNQIQAYLLSCLYNRSHQTGKPIYVLVDDTTCVKTKPSSQATYPIQGCDWHYSHLHHQSVYGHQFVTVMLQCDDVILPYQIIPYEKDKQSKIELVKEILTTLPKPPHKGYILADSWYSCEALFQIANQLGFYYLGGIKTNRIILPKGYRPKGIQLKQFANTLSLKDLDLVTVGSERYYTYLYQGRIRGGHVVQIILSWPHTAPLEEKALRCFVSHDLKMSAKQLLKHYTKRWPIEIFFREVKQNFGMGQYQIRALKGIKRLMLMIQFVYLYLKRMTPNNSCLGESLRQCQRKQKQELVKIIYRKAQNGVALKTIFEELKIA, encoded by the coding sequence ATGTTCATGGACAGTATTATATCAGATTCAAATTCAATTTTCAAATTTCTAAAACAGCTTGACTTAGATTTATTTTTATCTAAACCTCAGTTTAATCATCTTAACCAGTTTCTAAACGTGATGATTCAGGAAAATTATCAGGGGAAAATCTCTGCCGTTAAGCATTGTCATCGGACAACTTTTGGACGATTTTTAAATGATAGTCCCTGGGATGATGGGGCGATTTCTAATCAAATTCAAGCCTATCTTCTCTCTTGCCTTTACAATCGTTCACATCAAACAGGAAAACCTATTTACGTATTAGTAGATGATACAACATGTGTTAAAACGAAGCCTTCGTCACAGGCGACTTATCCTATTCAAGGATGTGATTGGCACTACTCTCATCTTCATCATCAATCCGTTTATGGTCATCAATTTGTTACTGTGATGCTTCAATGTGATGATGTCATCTTACCGTATCAAATCATTCCGTATGAGAAAGATAAACAGAGTAAAATTGAACTCGTTAAAGAGATTCTCACCACTTTACCTAAACCACCTCATAAAGGATACATCCTAGCTGATAGTTGGTATTCGTGTGAAGCCTTATTCCAAATCGCTAATCAATTAGGCTTTTATTACTTAGGAGGTATCAAAACGAATCGAATCATTCTGCCTAAAGGCTATCGTCCGAAAGGGATTCAACTGAAACAATTTGCGAACACCTTATCCCTCAAAGATCTCGACTTAGTGACTGTCGGATCTGAGCGTTATTATACTTATCTATATCAAGGAAGGATAAGAGGGGGACATGTCGTTCAAATCATTTTAAGTTGGCCTCACACGGCTCCTTTGGAAGAAAAAGCTTTACGTTGTTTTGTGAGTCATGATCTAAAAATGTCTGCCAAGCAACTGCTTAAACACTATACTAAACGTTGGCCCATTGAAATCTTTTTCCGAGAAGTGAAGCAAAATTTTGGAATGGGACAGTATCAGATTCGAGCCTTGAAAGGAATTAAACGATTGATGTTAATGATTCAATTCGTTTACCTTTATTTAAAGCGCATGACTCCGAACAACAGTTGTCTGGGTGAAAGTTTACGCCAATGTCAACGAAAACAAAAGCAAGAATTAGTAAAAATAATTTATCGTAAAGCCCAAAATGGAGTGGCATTAAAAACCATTTTTGAAGAGTTGAAAATTGCGTAG
- a CDS encoding LURP-one-related/scramblase family protein: protein MRTFYIKQKIFTLRDRYYVYDVDEQPVYEVTGKFFSIGDELTISDLNGKPLFRIKQRVMSFFGAYDVYQNDILCATIKRRATFFRPKLDVESNYGNFEIHGDFWDYDFSITKDGHTMGTIEKEWFTFGDSYKLTVTHGENETFFIAMVIAIDNCLHNEKNNN from the coding sequence ATGAGAACCTTTTATATTAAACAAAAGATTTTTACACTAAGAGATCGTTATTATGTTTATGACGTGGACGAACAGCCGGTCTATGAGGTAACCGGAAAATTTTTCTCGATTGGGGATGAATTAACCATCAGCGACTTAAATGGAAAACCATTATTTCGTATCAAACAACGCGTCATGTCTTTCTTTGGGGCATATGACGTATATCAAAATGACATTCTTTGTGCGACCATTAAACGTCGTGCAACATTCTTCAGACCAAAGCTTGATGTTGAAAGTAATTATGGTAATTTCGAAATTCATGGGGACTTTTGGGATTATGATTTCTCGATTACGAAAGATGGTCATACGATGGGAACCATCGAAAAAGAATGGTTCACATTCGGTGATAGCTATAAATTAACAGTGACTCATGGAGAAAATGAGACCTTCTTCATCGCCATGGTCATTGCAATTGACAACTGTCTTCATAACGAGAAAAATAACAACTAA
- a CDS encoding aldo/keto reductase: MQRIQIKDTELSLCPIGFGTANAGVAWDHEDAFKMLDLYVSLGGNVIDTARIYNDWVEGEIGRSERVIGDWIQYRGGHDDLVIITKGGHPALNTMHESRLSKENMRIDLEKSLKALRIDCIDIYFYHRDDLNRPVSELIETMEDFVREGKIKYYGCSNWTTARMKEAMAYCKEKGYRGFVANQALYNIASSQMKPYPDETMVTMDEEMLKFHQESNILAMPYFSLCSGFFTKLAAGVDVTTSPYYTEENIKLAEHLQVLTSKYKASLTQIIMGFFFVQDMPMCALAGASREDQLIDFMETLNKQFNSKDFQ, encoded by the coding sequence ATGCAACGCATTCAGATTAAAGATACAGAACTTTCGTTGTGCCCTATTGGATTTGGAACAGCTAATGCAGGTGTGGCCTGGGATCATGAAGATGCATTTAAAATGTTAGATCTGTACGTAAGTCTTGGAGGAAATGTTATTGATACCGCACGAATCTATAATGATTGGGTTGAAGGAGAAATCGGTCGTTCAGAGCGAGTGATTGGAGATTGGATTCAGTATCGAGGTGGACATGATGATTTAGTCATCATTACAAAAGGTGGACACCCAGCTCTTAATACGATGCATGAAAGTCGATTAAGTAAAGAAAACATGAGAATCGACTTAGAGAAAAGCTTGAAGGCTCTTCGCATTGACTGTATTGATATTTACTTCTATCATCGTGATGACTTGAATCGACCCGTTTCAGAATTGATTGAGACAATGGAAGATTTCGTACGTGAAGGAAAAATTAAATACTATGGATGCTCAAACTGGACAACCGCTCGTATGAAAGAAGCAATGGCTTATTGCAAAGAAAAAGGATATCGTGGATTTGTTGCAAACCAAGCCTTATATAATATTGCATCAAGCCAAATGAAACCCTATCCAGATGAGACAATGGTAACCATGGATGAAGAAATGTTAAAATTCCATCAAGAGTCAAACATACTAGCCATGCCTTATTTTAGTTTATGTAGTGGATTCTTTACGAAATTAGCAGCCGGGGTTGATGTAACAACTAGTCCTTACTATACAGAGGAAAATATAAAATTAGCTGAACACTTACAGGTGTTAACATCGAAATACAAGGCGAGCTTAACACAGATTATTATGGGATTCTTCTTTGTCCAAGATATGCCGATGTGTGCTTTAGCTGGAGCGAGCCGCGAAGATCAATTGATTGATTTCATGGAAACTCTAAACAAACAATTTAACTCAAAAGATTTTCAATAA
- a CDS encoding IS4 family transposase, producing the protein MLPPFKKFMLLPKEMQATFSELKISSHLRQANIKKSKGFSCLYLFTLIFLLTFHHRTWFQSKFCDRKASDLPGKDVVYRFLSTSTYNWRRFLLSLSSYVISLCTKLTTDDRVNVLIVDDSLFERHRSKKVELLSTVYDHVSHKYLKGFQLLTLGWSDGYSFIPCNFSLMVSAKKLLVNLSSEIDKRSSGYKRRIEALIDKPTATLNLVKQTLSQGIAADYLLMDSWFTEAPLIKEVMNEGLDVIGMVKKTSKRFYQYKGKKFPLQTLITHCNVNQKIFSHQEGSLGSIQVKLNNGIPVKIVFIRHRKYKTEWLAILSTNTSLSDEEIIRIYGYRWDIEVFFKCNKSHLKLNKEFQCRSYDSMIGHTTIVFTRYIFLAWENRKTNDPKTLGMIFYDYCSEVKDVDLETALKGLLTMVQEIIDLGEREITINTEVVKKQLDNWMMTLPNYIKGLLGFSLCES; encoded by the coding sequence ATGTTACCACCATTTAAAAAATTTATGCTTTTACCCAAAGAAATGCAAGCAACTTTTTCTGAACTAAAAATCAGTTCCCATTTACGCCAAGCTAACATTAAAAAATCTAAGGGGTTCTCTTGTCTTTACCTCTTTACGTTGATTTTTCTATTAACTTTTCATCATAGAACGTGGTTTCAATCTAAATTCTGTGATCGTAAAGCTTCTGATTTACCAGGAAAAGATGTGGTCTACCGCTTTTTAAGTACCTCTACTTACAATTGGCGTCGCTTCTTGCTTTCTTTAAGCTCTTACGTGATTTCACTTTGTACGAAACTCACAACGGATGATCGTGTTAATGTTTTAATTGTAGATGACTCTTTATTTGAACGTCATCGTAGTAAAAAAGTAGAGCTACTTTCAACGGTTTATGATCATGTCAGTCATAAGTATCTCAAAGGATTTCAACTGTTAACGCTTGGATGGTCGGATGGATATTCATTTATCCCTTGTAATTTTTCATTAATGGTAAGTGCCAAGAAGTTACTAGTCAATCTTTCATCAGAGATCGATAAACGCAGTAGTGGGTATAAGCGTCGTATAGAAGCACTGATCGATAAACCCACTGCCACTCTAAACTTGGTGAAACAAACTTTATCTCAAGGCATAGCAGCTGATTACCTCTTAATGGATTCGTGGTTCACAGAAGCTCCCTTAATTAAAGAAGTGATGAATGAGGGGCTTGATGTCATTGGGATGGTTAAAAAGACTTCTAAACGATTTTATCAGTATAAAGGAAAGAAATTCCCACTTCAAACATTGATAACACACTGTAACGTCAATCAAAAGATATTTTCTCATCAAGAGGGAAGTCTAGGATCCATTCAAGTTAAATTAAATAACGGCATTCCAGTTAAGATCGTCTTCATTCGTCATCGAAAATATAAAACAGAGTGGTTAGCGATTTTAAGTACAAACACAAGTTTAAGTGATGAAGAAATCATTAGGATCTATGGTTACCGTTGGGACATTGAAGTGTTTTTTAAGTGCAATAAATCTCACTTAAAATTGAATAAAGAATTTCAATGTCGTTCATATGACTCAATGATTGGACATACAACGATTGTTTTTACACGTTATATCTTTTTAGCGTGGGAGAATCGTAAAACGAATGACCCTAAAACATTAGGAATGATTTTTTATGACTACTGTTCAGAAGTCAAAGATGTGGATTTAGAAACAGCATTAAAAGGACTTTTAACGATGGTTCAAGAAATCATCGACCTAGGAGAAAGAGAAATTACAATTAACACAGAAGTAGTGAAAAAACAACTAGACAATTGGATGATGACTTTACCTAATTACATCAAGGGGTTATTAGGCTTTTCGTTGTGCGAAAGTTGA
- a CDS encoding glycoside hydrolase family 3 C-terminal domain-containing protein, which translates to MRFIKTIISQMTLEEKVWMCSGADFWRLKSVEHLGIPTVMVSDGPHGLRKQSDEADFSDINNSIKAVCFPTGATTACSFDRNLLKTLGCALGEECQAENVAVLLGPAINIKRSPLGGRNFEYFSEDPYLTGEMAASHITGVQSQHVGTSLKHFACNNQESYRMTASAEVDERTLREIYLPGFERAVKSAKPWTVMTSYNRLNGEFTSESHYLLTDILRNEWGFDGYVMSDWGAVNNRVKGLKAGMDLEMPGSNGTNDQLLLQAVKDGTLSEEVLNKSVERILRKIFEFVDNRKPAIFDKEEHHRLARHIATESAVLLKNDDVLPLKATDTKIAFIGAFAKEPRYQGGGSSHINSFKVSSALDAVEGMEHIHFAQGFVTDVDETREDLLNEAIELAKSSEVAVIFAGLPDSSESEFYDRTHMKLPNCQNELIKQVAAVQPNTVVVLHNGSPVEMPWVDEVPAILEMYLGGQAVGEATVDLLFGVVNPSGKLAETFPIRLEDNPSYLSYKVVDNKIYYDEKVFVGYRYYDTKEIPVLFPFGHGCSYTTFEYSHLVVNQDHIRDDESLIVSVDITNTGKVFGKEVVQLYVQDLTQTAIRPVKELRQFEKVALQPGETQTVSFTLTKRDFAYYHTGISDWYVPTGQYRILIAKSSRDIKLEETITVTSTIDLPFKVTWNTTFNELVSHPQLRPVIYELLGVIGEENVDKEAQLEMVKEIPLRALRSFQGVDNTTIESLITTLNQLLK; encoded by the coding sequence ATGAGATTTATTAAAACAATCATTAGTCAGATGACGCTTGAAGAGAAAGTGTGGATGTGCTCAGGAGCAGATTTTTGGCGATTAAAATCAGTTGAACATCTCGGTATTCCAACTGTCATGGTGAGTGATGGACCACATGGATTAAGAAAACAATCGGACGAAGCAGATTTTTCAGATATCAACAATAGTATTAAAGCGGTTTGTTTTCCAACAGGAGCAACGACTGCTTGTTCATTTGATCGAAATTTATTAAAAACATTAGGATGTGCCTTAGGAGAAGAATGTCAGGCAGAAAATGTAGCTGTTCTTTTAGGACCGGCGATTAATATTAAGCGTTCTCCTTTAGGTGGACGAAATTTTGAATACTTTTCAGAGGATCCTTATTTAACAGGGGAGATGGCAGCATCTCATATTACAGGTGTTCAAAGTCAACATGTTGGGACAAGCCTTAAACATTTTGCTTGTAATAATCAAGAGAGTTATCGAATGACAGCAAGTGCAGAGGTTGATGAACGAACATTACGGGAAATCTACTTACCCGGATTTGAACGAGCGGTAAAATCAGCAAAACCTTGGACTGTAATGACCTCATATAATCGTTTGAATGGGGAATTTACATCTGAATCTCATTATTTATTAACCGATATTTTAAGAAATGAATGGGGCTTTGATGGTTATGTCATGAGTGATTGGGGAGCAGTTAATAATCGAGTAAAGGGATTAAAAGCAGGAATGGATCTAGAAATGCCGGGTAGCAACGGAACAAATGATCAATTATTATTGCAAGCTGTTAAAGATGGAACATTAAGTGAAGAAGTATTAAATAAAAGTGTTGAACGTATTTTACGTAAGATTTTTGAATTTGTGGATAATCGAAAACCAGCCATTTTTGATAAAGAAGAACATCATCGATTAGCGCGCCATATTGCAACAGAGAGTGCCGTCTTATTGAAGAATGATGATGTATTACCACTTAAAGCGACTGATACTAAGATTGCATTTATTGGTGCCTTTGCTAAAGAACCTCGTTATCAAGGAGGGGGAAGCTCACATATTAATTCTTTTAAAGTAAGTAGTGCGCTTGATGCTGTAGAGGGAATGGAGCATATTCATTTTGCTCAAGGTTTTGTGACTGATGTTGATGAGACAAGAGAAGATTTATTAAATGAAGCTATCGAGCTTGCAAAGTCGAGTGAAGTGGCTGTTATTTTCGCAGGATTACCAGATTCATCAGAGTCAGAGTTTTATGACCGAACTCATATGAAGTTACCAAACTGTCAAAATGAGTTGATTAAACAAGTGGCAGCCGTTCAACCGAACACGGTTGTCGTCTTACACAATGGATCGCCAGTAGAGATGCCGTGGGTAGATGAAGTGCCTGCGATTTTAGAGATGTATCTTGGCGGACAAGCCGTTGGAGAGGCAACGGTGGATTTATTATTTGGTGTTGTGAATCCATCTGGAAAACTAGCTGAAACGTTCCCAATTCGCTTAGAAGACAACCCATCATATCTTTCATATAAAGTCGTTGATAATAAAATTTACTATGATGAAAAAGTATTTGTTGGTTATCGCTATTATGATACAAAGGAAATACCAGTTCTATTTCCATTTGGTCACGGATGCAGCTATACCACATTTGAATACAGTCATTTAGTGGTTAATCAAGATCATATTCGTGATGATGAATCATTAATAGTAAGTGTCGATATCACGAATACAGGAAAAGTCTTTGGTAAAGAGGTTGTTCAATTATATGTACAAGATTTAACACAAACAGCCATCCGTCCAGTAAAAGAGTTGAGACAATTTGAAAAAGTAGCCTTACAACCAGGTGAAACTCAAACTGTTTCATTTACTTTAACAAAACGTGATTTTGCTTATTATCATACGGGAATTTCAGACTGGTATGTACCAACAGGACAATATCGTATTTTGATTGCTAAATCTTCAAGGGATATAAAATTAGAAGAGACGATTACTGTGACAAGTACAATAGACTTACCGTTTAAGGTGACATGGAATACAACATTTAACGAGTTAGTTTCACACCCTCAGCTAAGACCAGTTATTTATGAGTTACTTGGGGTTATTGGAGAAGAAAATGTAGATAAAGAAGCCCAGTTAGAGATGGTTAAAGAAATACCTCTTCGTGCATTACGTAGCTTCCAAGGTGTTGATAATACCACTATTGAAAGCTTAATTACGACGTTAAATCAGCTGCTTAAATAA